The following proteins are encoded in a genomic region of Microtus ochrogaster isolate Prairie Vole_2 chromosome 5, MicOch1.0, whole genome shotgun sequence:
- the Rcn2 gene encoding reticulocalbin-2, with translation MRLGPRPATLGLLLLYAAVAGAGKAEELHYPQGEHRADYDREALLGVQEDVDEYVKLGHEEQQRRLQSIIKKIDSDSDGFLTESELSQWIQMSFKHYAMQEAKQQFVEYDKNSDGTVTWDEYNIQMYDRVIDFDENTALDDTEEESFRQLHLKDKKRFEKANQDAGPGLNLEEFIAFEHPEEVDYMTEFVIQEALEEHDKNGDGFVSLEEFLGDYRRDPTANEDPEWILVEKDRFVNDYDKDNDGRLDPQELLSWVVPNNQGIAQEEALHLIDEMDLNGDKKLSEEEILENQDLFLTSEATDYGRQLHDDYFYHDEL, from the exons ATGCGGCTGGGCCCGAGGCCCGCGACgctggggctgctgctgctcTACGCCGCGGTGGCCGGCGCCGGCAAGGCAGAGGAGTTGCATTACCCGCAGGGCGAGCACCGGGCCGACTACGACCGCGAGGCGCTGCTGGGCGTCCAG GAAGACGTCGATGAGTATGTTAAACTTGGCCACGAAGAGCAGCAGAGACGACTGCAGTCGAtcataaagaaaattgactcGGACTCAGATGGTTTTCTCACTGAAA GTGAGCTCAGTCAGTGGATTCAGATGTCTTTCAAGCATTACGCTATGCAAGAAGCCAAACAGCAGTTTGTCGAGTATGATAAGAACAGTGACGGCACTGTGACATGGGATGAATACAACATCCAAATGTACGACCGCGTGATTGACTTTGACGAGAACACTGCTCTGGATGACACGGAAGAGGAGTCCTTTAGGCAG CTTCATTTAAAGGACAAGAAGCGATTTGAAAAAGCTAACCAGGATGCTGGTCCTGGTCTGAATCTGGAAGAATTTATTGCATTTGAGCACCCTGAAGAAGTTGATTATATGACG GAGTTCGTCATTCAAGAGGCTTTAGAAGAACATGACAAAAATGGTGATGGCTTTGTTAGTTTGGAAGAATTTCTTGGCGATTACAGGCGTGATCCAA cTGCAAATGAAGATCCAGAATGGATACTTGTTGAGAAGGACAGATTTGTGAATGATTACGACAAGGATAATGATGGCCGGCTCGATCCCCAAGAGCTTTTGTCATGGGTAGTGCCCAATAATCAGGGCATTGCACAAGAGGAA gCTCTTCATCTAATTGATGAGATGGATTTGAATGGTGACAAAAAGCTGTCTGAAGAAGAGATTCTGGAAAACCAAGACTTGTTTCTTACCAGTGAAGCCACGGATTATGGCAGACAGCTCCATGATGACTATTTCTACCATGATGAGCTTTAA